Proteins from a genomic interval of Thermoanaerobacterium sp. PSU-2:
- a CDS encoding ribosomal-processing cysteine protease Prp — translation MIKVSIYRNDDKVKKFEIKGHAGYDVYDRDIVCAGVTAVAQTAVLGLESIDTVSLKKKVKDGYMYVEIEDYGAGEDVIKSCAIVDAMVLGLKDIERDYPAYVKVFDRRCDG, via the coding sequence ATGATTAAAGTCAGTATATATAGAAATGATGATAAAGTAAAAAAATTTGAAATTAAAGGACATGCTGGTTATGATGTCTATGATAGGGACATAGTATGTGCCGGTGTTACGGCAGTGGCACAGACGGCTGTCCTTGGATTGGAATCAATTGACACAGTATCTTTAAAGAAGAAAGTAAAAGATGGCTATATGTATGTTGAAATAGAAGATTACGGTGCTGGTGAAGATGTTATAAAGTCTTGTGCCATTGTAGATGCGATGGTGCTAGGGCTTAAAGACATTGAAAGAGACTATCCAGCGTACGTAAAGGTCTTTGATAGGAGGTGTGATGGATGA
- a CDS encoding DUF362 domain-containing protein: MSIENCPSYSQNDVKVALENSFKNLGEIEKYIKKGQRVFLKANLLKKNRPDDAVTTHPSIVEAVANAIKAIGAIPVIGDSPAGPFSYRALKSIYESTGMADVAARTGAELNYDTEEVEVKIPSGKIIKQATFMKALMECDAIVSMPKLKTHGLTVYTGAVKNQFGAIPGLVKAGYHLSMPDVKDFSDMLIDINTILKPVLTIMDAVVAMEGNGPSAGRPKKVGLIISSDDVFALDTVATSIIGLKHQDVPTVFMAQRRGLGRMEDIIIAGMNIEDVKIDDFDIPTLRGFSVTEKIPPFLSRYLDRHVKPYPIFHHDICKSCGICVSNCPPKALKMVGNKPVVDLKTCIRCFCCQELCPHKAVSIKKPSIAKLFYR, from the coding sequence GTGTCTATTGAAAATTGTCCTTCTTATTCTCAAAATGATGTAAAGGTTGCATTGGAAAATTCTTTTAAAAACTTAGGTGAGATTGAAAAGTACATAAAAAAAGGACAGAGAGTCTTTCTTAAAGCAAACCTTTTAAAGAAAAATAGACCTGATGATGCTGTAACGACACATCCTTCAATAGTTGAAGCAGTTGCAAATGCTATTAAAGCAATTGGAGCTATACCTGTCATAGGTGATAGTCCAGCAGGGCCTTTTTCTTATAGAGCTTTAAAGTCTATTTATGAATCGACAGGCATGGCAGATGTTGCAGCAAGAACTGGTGCTGAATTAAATTATGACACAGAAGAAGTAGAAGTAAAAATACCGTCCGGAAAGATTATCAAACAAGCTACTTTCATGAAAGCCCTTATGGAATGTGATGCTATTGTGTCAATGCCAAAATTGAAGACACATGGTTTGACGGTTTACACGGGAGCTGTGAAGAATCAGTTTGGTGCCATACCAGGGCTTGTAAAAGCGGGTTATCACCTTTCAATGCCGGATGTGAAAGATTTTTCAGACATGTTGATCGACATAAATACAATTTTAAAGCCAGTATTGACGATAATGGATGCTGTAGTTGCAATGGAAGGAAATGGCCCGTCTGCTGGACGTCCAAAAAAAGTCGGATTAATTATTTCATCGGATGATGTTTTTGCCCTTGATACAGTAGCTACATCAATCATCGGTTTAAAACATCAAGATGTGCCGACAGTTTTTATGGCGCAAAGGCGTGGTTTGGGTCGTATGGAAGATATAATAATCGCAGGTATGAATATAGAAGATGTGAAAATAGATGATTTTGACATACCAACGCTAAGAGGATTTAGCGTGACTGAAAAGATTCCACCATTTTTATCGAGATATTTAGATAGACATGTAAAGCCGTATCCGATTTTTCATCATGATATATGCAAAAGTTGTGGAATATGTGTGTCAAATTGTCCTCCTAAAGCGCTAAAAATGGTTGGAAATAAACCAGTTGTAGATCTTAAAACATGTATTAGGTGTTTTTGCTGTCAAGAGCTGTGTCCTCATAAAGCAGTAAGCATAAAAAAACCATCGATTGCAAAATTGTTTTATAGATAA
- the obgE gene encoding GTPase ObgE has protein sequence MFIDSAKIYIKSGNGGNGVISFRREKYVAYGGPDGGDGGKGGDVIFITDPNISTLMDFKYKRKYVAESGENGSGNNKYGKDGDDLYIKVPVGTQIIRDDTNELIADLAKPGQKAIVLRGGRGGRGNAKFASATLKTPRFAESGEEGKELYVRLELKLLADVGLVGFPNAGKSTLLASCTNARPKIANYPFTTLYPNLGVVYHKGKSFVMADIPGLIEGAHKGEGLGYDFLKHIERTKLILHIVDVSDPMSDPIDDFKKINDEMYLYSDRLKEIPQIAVLNKIDAVDPSSINLNDIIAKMKNLGYDVFKISAMTGDGIDGLLDKTIEMLDKFKVDVEENTEDVIIYNMPKEEETVEIEVKNGVYYLSGTKIDRLLKRVNLQDENSLRYFEMILKKSGVIDMLKEKGFKDGDAINVRDFEFEYYE, from the coding sequence GTGTTTATAGACAGTGCGAAAATTTATATAAAGTCGGGAAATGGTGGAAATGGTGTTATATCATTTAGAAGAGAAAAATATGTAGCGTATGGTGGTCCTGACGGTGGTGATGGAGGAAAAGGCGGTGATGTGATATTTATTACCGATCCTAATATTTCTACTTTGATGGACTTTAAATACAAAAGGAAATACGTTGCAGAAAGTGGTGAGAATGGCAGCGGAAATAACAAATATGGCAAAGATGGTGATGATCTATATATTAAAGTTCCTGTTGGAACTCAAATAATAAGGGATGACACCAATGAGTTGATAGCAGATCTTGCAAAACCTGGGCAAAAAGCGATAGTGTTGAGAGGTGGCAGAGGCGGAAGAGGGAATGCAAAATTTGCTTCAGCAACTTTAAAAACTCCAAGATTTGCAGAAAGCGGTGAGGAAGGCAAAGAGCTTTATGTGAGATTGGAGCTAAAGTTATTAGCAGATGTAGGTCTTGTAGGGTTTCCTAATGCTGGAAAGTCCACATTGCTTGCTTCATGTACAAATGCAAGGCCTAAAATAGCAAATTACCCATTTACGACCTTATATCCCAATTTAGGTGTCGTATACCATAAAGGAAAGTCCTTTGTCATGGCTGATATACCAGGACTTATTGAAGGCGCCCATAAAGGTGAAGGTCTTGGATATGATTTTTTAAAGCATATTGAGAGGACAAAGTTGATATTGCACATTGTGGATGTATCAGATCCGATGTCGGATCCTATAGACGATTTTAAGAAAATAAATGATGAAATGTATTTGTACAGCGACAGATTAAAAGAAATTCCGCAAATTGCTGTTTTAAATAAAATAGATGCAGTTGATCCGTCATCGATTAATTTAAATGATATCATTGCAAAGATGAAAAATCTTGGATATGATGTCTTTAAAATATCTGCTATGACAGGTGATGGTATTGACGGACTTCTTGATAAGACGATAGAGATGCTTGACAAGTTTAAGGTAGATGTTGAGGAAAATACAGAAGACGTCATTATCTACAATATGCCAAAGGAAGAAGAAACTGTTGAAATCGAAGTAAAAAATGGTGTTTACTATTTAAGTGGAACGAAAATAGATAGATTGTTGAAAAGAGTAAACCTTCAAGATGAAAATTCACTTAGATATTTTGAAATGATATTAAAAAAGTCCGGTGTGATAGATATGCTTAAAGAGAAAGGATTTAAAGATGGAGATGCAATAAATGTGAGGGATTTTGAATTCGAGTATTATGAATAA
- a CDS encoding TIGR03936 family radical SAM-associated protein, with the protein MKLRAKFKKDGDLKYISHLDLMRTIERAMRRAQIKFSLSKGFNPHPLISFGPALSMGATTHGDYFDVVVEGEIDPKRFKDDLNKALPDGLEIIDCYIVDDKDLLSNKVKEAEYTVDVYLMSRVTNLAFEITRFLGRSEIFIEKESKSGSKVIDLKNYILDLKMLDSKGSKITLYVKLKISEGSPGPIYVIKALDDFLGHVFDVERVLVDRRNLILN; encoded by the coding sequence TTGAAGCTTAGAGCTAAATTTAAAAAAGATGGGGATTTAAAGTACATTTCTCATTTAGACCTTATGAGGACTATAGAAAGGGCTATGAGAAGGGCGCAAATAAAATTTTCACTGTCAAAAGGGTTCAATCCACATCCATTGATATCTTTTGGGCCAGCGCTTAGCATGGGTGCCACAACTCATGGGGACTATTTCGATGTAGTGGTAGAAGGCGAAATTGATCCTAAAAGATTTAAAGACGATTTAAACAAAGCATTGCCTGATGGTTTAGAGATCATCGATTGCTATATTGTCGATGATAAGGATTTGCTGTCAAACAAGGTGAAAGAAGCTGAGTACACTGTAGATGTATATTTGATGAGTCGTGTGACTAACCTTGCTTTTGAAATTACAAGATTTTTAGGCAGAAGTGAGATATTTATAGAAAAAGAGTCAAAAAGTGGCAGTAAGGTCATTGACTTAAAAAATTACATTTTGGATCTTAAAATGCTTGATTCAAAAGGCAGCAAAATCACTCTATACGTTAAGCTAAAGATTTCTGAAGGTTCTCCAGGACCTATATATGTTATAAAAGCTCTTGATGATTTTTTAGGGCATGTTTTTGATGTGGAGAGAGTCTTAGTAGACAGAAGAAACCTTATTTTAAATTGA
- a CDS encoding Rne/Rng family ribonuclease has product MKRILFDISDKFYQVAYLEDGLLIEYHVENSDKKSIVGNIYKGKVKNTIKGMQSAFIDIGIDKNAYLFVNDVKGIPESSSSITKYVKPGQDIIVQVLKDSIGLKNPRVTTNISLPGKYVVLMPDSDHVGISHRIEDEKKRMELINIAKRVKPDNVGIIIRTAAQHVGEEEFERDIADLCKLYEDILNKSKVAGSPGLIYEEENFITKYIRDLSSLMVDEIIVNDAEEYKRIFDYIKKEGLKISVKYEDGDLVGLYGIEKQVERLLSKKVWLKSGGFIIIDETEALTVIDVNTGKYTGKSSLQETILKTNIEAAKEIALQLRLRDIGGIIVVDFIDMDSDNDRQKLLKVFEESLKSDRSKCSVLGFTRLGLVEMTRKRVRSNVSEYLQEKCDCCKGTGCIVSSDMMQLRINRSIERILRNTNAKKITITSNRRVQNIIEKSNIIEKYMGKYGVEISTICNSKLDTDEFYVDYQL; this is encoded by the coding sequence TTGAAGAGAATTTTGTTTGATATAAGCGATAAATTTTATCAAGTGGCATATTTGGAAGATGGCTTGTTAATTGAATATCATGTTGAGAATTCTGATAAAAAAAGCATAGTAGGAAATATTTACAAAGGAAAAGTAAAAAATACTATAAAAGGTATGCAAAGTGCTTTCATTGATATAGGAATAGATAAAAATGCGTACCTATTTGTGAATGATGTTAAAGGAATTCCTGAATCAAGTTCCTCAATAACTAAATATGTGAAACCTGGACAAGATATAATTGTTCAAGTCTTAAAAGATTCTATAGGACTTAAGAATCCGAGAGTTACGACAAATATATCGCTGCCAGGAAAGTATGTAGTGCTTATGCCTGATTCTGATCATGTTGGCATTTCTCACAGGATAGAAGATGAGAAAAAGCGAATGGAACTGATAAATATTGCAAAAAGAGTCAAGCCGGATAATGTAGGCATAATAATCAGAACGGCAGCGCAACATGTTGGAGAAGAGGAGTTTGAAAGGGACATAGCTGATTTGTGCAAATTGTATGAAGATATATTGAATAAATCTAAAGTTGCCGGTTCACCTGGATTAATTTACGAAGAAGAAAATTTCATCACAAAGTACATAAGGGATTTGTCATCATTAATGGTGGATGAAATAATTGTAAATGATGCTGAAGAATACAAAAGGATTTTTGATTATATAAAAAAGGAAGGTTTAAAAATTTCAGTAAAATATGAGGATGGAGATTTAGTAGGCCTATATGGGATTGAGAAACAAGTAGAAAGACTTTTAAGCAAAAAGGTTTGGCTTAAAAGCGGTGGCTTCATAATAATTGATGAGACAGAAGCATTGACTGTAATAGATGTTAATACAGGCAAATACACAGGCAAGTCTTCACTGCAGGAGACAATTTTAAAAACGAACATAGAGGCTGCGAAGGAAATTGCATTGCAATTAAGACTAAGGGATATTGGTGGCATCATTGTTGTAGATTTTATCGACATGGATAGCGACAATGACCGTCAGAAACTTTTAAAGGTTTTTGAAGAATCTTTAAAAAGCGATAGATCAAAGTGCAGCGTACTTGGCTTTACACGTTTAGGATTAGTAGAGATGACGAGAAAGAGAGTCAGGTCAAACGTAAGCGAATATTTGCAAGAGAAGTGCGATTGCTGCAAAGGCACAGGGTGTATCGTGTCAAGCGATATGATGCAACTTAGAATAAATCGCTCTATAGAGAGAATCTTAAGGAATACAAATGCTAAAAAAATAACTATAACTTCAAATCGCAGAGTACAAAACATAATTGAGAAAAGCAATATAATAGAAAAGTACATGGGAAAATACGGTGTGGAAATAAGCACCATCTGCAACAGCAAGCTTGATACTGATGAATTTTACGTAGATTATCAGTTGTAA
- a CDS encoding D-alanyl-D-alanine carboxypeptidase family protein has protein sequence MKKIVSIITVIIFLINFIPKVYGMENPPQIVGPTAVLMDFTTGQVLYDKNMNQKMYPASTTKILTAIIAIEKGKLNDVVTVNDDVKNIDGNSIYLVPGEKLTLEQLLYAMLLESANDAAIAVADHIGGSIQGFANLMNEKAKEIGAKDSHFVNPNGLPNTDHYSTPYDMALIARYAMKNATFRKIVSTIHYQIPPTNKFDKPRDLWISNRLIKPTSFHYDGADGVKTGYTIAANQVFVGSATRNGHRLISVIMGDEGTNIWTDTIKLLNYGFNNFDLVNPLEQNSIVTYVDIGKVKFKLPLIAKDSFYYVVPKGQENNIKSSISVDKNINAPVKKGTTLGMINFTLNGKPIGSVPLIADESVYKNYLGTYYNGNKTTVIKDYSTIRSYAELLLGLAIVMISILLWLKKRARNKFIFIK, from the coding sequence ATGAAAAAAATAGTTTCTATTATTACGGTTATTATATTTTTGATTAATTTTATACCAAAAGTATATGGAATGGAAAATCCACCGCAAATTGTAGGGCCTACAGCGGTACTGATGGATTTCACTACTGGTCAAGTCCTTTACGACAAAAATATGAATCAAAAGATGTATCCTGCCAGCACAACAAAAATTTTAACGGCGATTATCGCCATTGAAAAAGGAAAATTAAATGATGTAGTAACTGTAAATGATGATGTCAAAAATATCGATGGAAATTCTATCTACCTTGTACCAGGAGAAAAGCTTACATTAGAGCAATTGCTTTATGCTATGCTTTTAGAGTCTGCTAATGATGCTGCAATTGCAGTAGCTGACCATATCGGCGGCAGCATACAGGGTTTTGCAAATTTGATGAATGAGAAGGCAAAAGAAATTGGTGCTAAAGACAGCCATTTTGTCAATCCAAATGGATTGCCAAATACTGATCATTATTCAACACCATATGATATGGCATTAATAGCAAGGTATGCGATGAAAAATGCTACATTTAGAAAAATTGTAAGCACTATACATTACCAGATACCGCCTACTAACAAATTTGATAAGCCAAGAGATCTCTGGATTAGTAATAGATTGATAAAGCCCACAAGCTTTCATTACGACGGGGCAGATGGGGTAAAAACCGGTTACACTATTGCTGCTAACCAAGTTTTTGTCGGTTCTGCCACAAGAAATGGCCACAGGTTAATATCTGTAATCATGGGTGATGAAGGCACAAATATATGGACAGATACAATAAAATTATTGAACTATGGTTTTAATAATTTTGACCTTGTAAATCCTTTAGAGCAAAATTCAATCGTAACATACGTAGACATCGGAAAGGTAAAGTTTAAATTGCCTCTTATTGCAAAAGACTCATTCTACTATGTAGTGCCAAAAGGACAAGAAAACAATATTAAGTCATCTATTTCGGTCGATAAAAATATAAATGCACCTGTAAAAAAAGGGACTACGTTAGGCATGATTAATTTCACACTAAACGGAAAACCTATTGGAAGCGTACCACTTATAGCAGATGAGTCGGTTTATAAAAATTACTTAGGAACATACTACAATGGAAATAAAACTACTGTAATTAAAGATTACAGCACAATCAGATCTTACGCTGAACTTTTACTTGGGTTAGCAATAGTGATGATATCAATTCTGCTATGGCTTAAAAAGAGGGCGAGAAATAAATTTATCTTCATAAAATAA
- the nadD gene encoding nicotinate-nucleotide adenylyltransferase, whose protein sequence is MTNNLQRIGIMGGTFDPIHFGHLVTAEAVRDQFNLDKVIFVPSGNPPHKVKRNITDKRIRYLMTILATVTNPYFEVSAIEIEREGYTYTIDTLKEFKKIYGEETQIFFITGADAILEILTWKNAEELLKMCNFVAATRPGYAGDSISEKIDYIKRIYNKDIFQVTVPSLAISSTDIRNRVSEGRPIKYLLPESVERYIEKAGLYKKG, encoded by the coding sequence ATGACTAACAACTTACAAAGGATTGGCATTATGGGTGGTACTTTTGATCCAATACATTTTGGCCACCTTGTCACAGCGGAGGCTGTCAGAGATCAATTTAATTTGGACAAAGTTATATTTGTCCCGTCAGGCAATCCGCCACATAAAGTCAAAAGAAACATTACTGATAAGAGAATAAGGTATTTGATGACTATCCTTGCTACCGTTACAAATCCGTATTTTGAAGTATCTGCTATTGAAATAGAGAGGGAAGGGTACACGTATACTATTGATACTCTGAAAGAGTTTAAAAAAATATACGGAGAAGAAACACAGATATTTTTCATAACAGGTGCTGATGCCATACTAGAAATTTTGACATGGAAAAACGCTGAAGAGCTTTTAAAGATGTGCAATTTTGTCGCTGCCACAAGGCCGGGTTATGCTGGCGATAGCATAAGCGAAAAGATTGATTACATCAAGAGAATATACAATAAAGATATATTTCAGGTAACTGTACCGTCATTAGCCATATCATCCACAGACATACGCAATAGGGTATCTGAAGGCAGACCAATCAAGTATTTGCTGCCAGAGTCTGTAGAAAGGTACATTGAAAAAGCTGGACTTTATAAGAAAGGTTGA
- a CDS encoding Spo0B domain-containing protein, which yields MSKREDEFLIKYINLKRHEYINDLQVLLGYAQLGKSDKIYDYIQKIIDECNNERNVFNSDMDSIMNFIKNKIEEK from the coding sequence ATGTCTAAACGGGAAGATGAATTTTTGATAAAATACATAAATTTAAAAAGGCATGAGTACATAAATGACCTTCAAGTTTTGCTAGGATATGCACAGCTTGGTAAGTCTGATAAGATTTATGACTACATTCAAAAAATCATTGATGAGTGCAACAATGAGCGCAATGTATTTAATAGCGATATGGATAGTATCATGAATTTTATTAAAAATAAGATAGAAGAGAAATAA
- the rplU gene encoding 50S ribosomal protein L21, translating to MYAIIETGGKQYRVQEGDILNIEKLDCEAGSVYSFDKVLAVAKDDGTVNFGKPYVKDAKVEAKVLEHGKGEKIIVFKYKPKKNERKKHGHRQPYTKVQIEKIM from the coding sequence ATGTACGCAATTATAGAGACTGGTGGCAAACAGTACAGGGTTCAAGAAGGCGATATACTCAATATTGAGAAGCTTGATTGTGAAGCTGGCAGCGTATATTCCTTTGATAAGGTTTTGGCTGTGGCAAAGGACGATGGAACCGTTAATTTCGGGAAGCCATATGTTAAAGATGCTAAGGTGGAAGCAAAAGTTCTTGAACATGGTAAAGGTGAGAAGATAATCGTTTTTAAGTACAAGCCAAAGAAGAATGAAAGAAAGAAACATGGTCATCGTCAGCCATATACAAAAGTTCAGATTGAGAAGATCATGTAA
- the yqeK gene encoding bis(5'-nucleosyl)-tetraphosphatase (symmetrical) YqeK has protein sequence MDFEFFADKLKKLLSDERFNHSLGVMDTSEKLAVRYGIDVEKAKIAGLLHDCAKNLREDELVALANKYGIQIDDVLEKSPTLLHGPVGGYMIEDYFGIHDDEIKRAIMLHTTGDRDMTLLDKIIFLADYIEPNRNFDGVENLREMAYKNLDEAVIMALDETIKYVIEKGQLLYQKTVIARNDMIIKTKYI, from the coding sequence GTGGATTTTGAATTTTTTGCTGATAAATTGAAAAAATTATTAAGTGATGAGCGATTTAATCATTCATTAGGTGTTATGGATACGTCTGAAAAATTGGCTGTAAGATACGGCATAGATGTAGAAAAGGCAAAAATTGCAGGATTACTTCATGACTGCGCAAAAAATTTAAGAGAAGATGAGCTTGTTGCCTTAGCAAACAAGTACGGAATTCAAATAGATGACGTCTTAGAAAAATCGCCAACATTGCTTCACGGACCTGTAGGAGGATATATGATAGAAGACTACTTTGGCATACATGACGATGAAATAAAACGCGCCATAATGCTTCATACTACCGGAGATAGAGATATGACGCTTTTGGATAAGATAATATTTTTAGCTGATTATATAGAGCCAAACAGGAATTTTGATGGAGTAGAAAACTTGAGAGAAATGGCATATAAAAACCTTGATGAAGCAGTAATTATGGCATTAGACGAAACAATAAAATATGTGATCGAGAAAGGACAGCTTTTATACCAGAAAACAGTAATTGCTCGCAATGATATGATAATTAAGACAAAATATATTTGA
- the rpmA gene encoding 50S ribosomal protein L27 has product MKLQLFAHKKGMGSTRNGRDSEAKRLGVKRADGQFVLAGNILVRQRGTKIHPGANVGRGKDDTLFALIDGYVTFERKGKDKKQVSVYEKRKEVLA; this is encoded by the coding sequence ATGAAGCTGCAGTTATTTGCTCATAAAAAAGGTATGGGAAGTACCCGTAATGGACGTGATAGCGAGGCAAAAAGGCTTGGTGTAAAAAGAGCTGATGGACAGTTTGTCTTAGCAGGAAATATTCTTGTAAGGCAGAGAGGTACAAAGATTCATCCAGGTGCTAATGTGGGCAGAGGAAAAGATGACACTCTGTTTGCATTAATTGACGGATATGTAACATTTGAGAGAAAAGGCAAAGACAAAAAACAGGTAAGCGTATATGAGAAAAGGAAAGAAGTCCTGGCATAA
- a CDS encoding PAS domain-containing protein: protein MPTKVHPLLKNFIPVVDGIAKTFGKNCEVVLYDFSNLQSSAIAVGNGHITGREIGNPIPEAILKSLKANKTDNEVNFKTKGRDGKILKSTIVYIKDDAGKPIGCLCINIDISEYIMVKNTLEDLCEINDGEEAPVEPYGGSVNEVLENIVNTTIENYGKPVNFMSKEEKVNMVKMLDAKGTFLIRGAIDYVAKILCVSRYTIYNYLDEIRVGDDLGKY from the coding sequence GTGCCTACAAAAGTACATCCACTATTAAAAAATTTTATACCAGTTGTAGATGGCATCGCCAAAACGTTTGGCAAGAATTGTGAAGTCGTTCTTTACGATTTTTCAAATTTGCAAAGTTCTGCAATTGCTGTTGGAAATGGACATATTACAGGCAGAGAGATTGGAAACCCTATACCAGAAGCTATTCTAAAATCGCTTAAGGCAAATAAAACTGACAACGAAGTCAATTTCAAAACTAAGGGAAGAGATGGAAAGATACTAAAGTCTACCATTGTATACATTAAAGATGATGCTGGAAAACCGATAGGATGTTTGTGCATAAATATCGACATTTCAGAATATATAATGGTTAAGAATACGTTAGAAGATCTCTGCGAAATAAACGATGGAGAAGAAGCTCCGGTTGAGCCTTATGGAGGAAGCGTAAACGAAGTGCTGGAGAACATTGTAAACACTACGATAGAGAATTACGGTAAACCTGTCAACTTTATGTCTAAAGAGGAAAAGGTCAATATGGTTAAGATGTTAGATGCTAAAGGCACTTTCTTGATAAGAGGTGCGATAGACTATGTTGCAAAAATACTGTGCGTATCCAGATATACCATATACAATTACCTTGATGAGATAAGAGTAGGGGATGACCTTGGCAAATATTAA
- the rsfS gene encoding ribosome silencing factor has product MDKKSTELTLKILKILDDKKALDIKGLYVGELTTVADYFVIASGTSTTHVKSLCDEISEKLAEDGVYVNHIEGYNSATWILMDYGSIVVHIFTKDERNFYSLERLWGDAKEIALDNALSD; this is encoded by the coding sequence TTGGATAAGAAAAGCACTGAGCTAACATTAAAAATTTTAAAAATACTGGATGATAAAAAAGCACTTGATATTAAAGGACTATATGTGGGAGAGCTTACTACAGTTGCCGATTATTTTGTGATTGCCAGTGGTACGTCTACAACTCATGTAAAATCTTTATGTGATGAAATTTCAGAAAAACTTGCTGAAGATGGCGTATATGTAAATCACATAGAAGGATACAATTCGGCTACGTGGATATTGATGGATTACGGTAGCATTGTAGTTCATATTTTTACTAAAGATGAAAGAAACTTTTACTCGTTAGAAAGGCTTTGGGGTGATGCCAAAGAAATAGCTCTTGACAATGCTTTATCAGATTAG